From the genome of Winogradskyella forsetii, one region includes:
- a CDS encoding GSCFA domain-containing protein: MNLQTKITLKKQPHNQIDYSSKVLLIGSCFSENIGSKFEHHKFQSKVNPFGILFHPIAIENLITRSINKDYYSEDDLHFHNEQWSCLDAHSKLNNASKENLLETLNAQIDATYNQLISASHVIITLGTSWVYRYIASDKIVANCQKLPQKQFLKELLSVQEITESIEAIITLVGDINPNVNFIFTVSPVRHIKDGYVENTLSKSHLIAAVHELLNQKSSIVNRQSYYFPSYEIMMDELRDYRFYNADMLHPNQVAIDYIWEKFKTVWLTDDALKTSEMVTSIQAKKAHRPFNPNSKAHQDFLTKLQSDIDDLSAKYSHISF; this comes from the coding sequence ATGAATTTACAAACCAAAATAACACTCAAAAAACAACCTCATAATCAAATCGATTATAGCTCTAAAGTGCTCTTAATTGGTTCATGCTTCTCAGAAAATATAGGAAGCAAGTTTGAGCATCATAAGTTTCAGTCTAAGGTCAACCCTTTCGGAATATTATTCCATCCTATAGCAATTGAAAACCTTATCACCCGTTCCATAAATAAAGACTATTATTCTGAAGACGATTTACACTTTCATAATGAACAATGGAGCTGTTTAGATGCGCATTCTAAATTAAATAATGCCTCCAAAGAGAATTTATTAGAAACGCTTAATGCTCAAATTGATGCGACTTACAATCAACTTATTAGTGCAAGTCATGTTATAATAACACTTGGAACAAGTTGGGTGTATAGGTATATCGCGTCCGATAAAATTGTTGCCAATTGCCAAAAACTACCACAAAAACAGTTTTTAAAAGAGTTGCTTTCGGTTCAAGAAATTACCGAATCGATAGAAGCAATTATCACTTTAGTAGGAGATATTAATCCGAATGTGAATTTTATTTTTACGGTGTCGCCAGTAAGGCACATTAAGGATGGTTATGTGGAAAATACATTAAGTAAATCGCATTTAATTGCTGCTGTGCATGAGTTGCTAAATCAAAAATCGTCAATTGTCAATCGTCAATCTTACTATTTTCCGTCGTATGAAATCATGATGGATGAATTAAGAGACTATCGTTTTTACAATGCTGATATGTTGCATCCAAATCAGGTTGCTATAGATTATATCTGGGAAAAATTTAAAACCGTTTGGTTGACTGATGATGCTTTAAAAACTTCAGAAATGGTAACTTCAATTCAAGCAAAAAAAGCGCATCGTCCTTTTAATCCAAATTCTAAAGCACATCAAGATTTTCTGACTAAACTACAGTCTGATATTGATGATTTGAGCGCAAAATATTCCCATATTTCTTTTTAA
- a CDS encoding GxxExxY protein: MTENDISRIVIDVCYHIHVELGPGLLESVYEEILYLELKNEGLIVERQKPLPVTWRGKLLDLKYRTDIIIENKVIIEIKSVQEIHPVHPKQLLTYLKLSGLRLGLLINFNSPLIKTGITRIVNGL; this comes from the coding sequence ATGACAGAAAACGATATATCCAGAATAGTAATTGACGTATGTTATCACATTCACGTTGAACTTGGGCCAGGATTGTTGGAATCTGTCTATGAAGAGATTCTGTACCTCGAATTAAAAAATGAAGGATTAATTGTCGAACGACAAAAGCCTTTACCTGTGACGTGGAGAGGCAAACTACTGGATTTAAAATATAGAACGGATATTATTATCGAGAATAAAGTAATTATTGAAATTAAGTCGGTACAAGAAATCCATCCTGTACATCCAAAACAATTATTAACATACTTAAAACTATCAGGTCTTAGGTTAGGTTTACTAATTAATTTTAATAGTCCATTAATCAAAACAGGAATTACCAGAATAGTCAATGGACTTTGA
- a CDS encoding LemA family protein → MKKWLIPVIIIALLGFAIYQWAVGFNNTAVEYEANAKTAWSNVESSYQRRNDLIGNLVKTVQGAADFERNTLREVIEARAKATSTTIDASNLTAENMSQFQQAQSGLSGALSKLLVSVERYPELKANQNFLELQSQLEGTENRINVARDRYNEKVNTYDIYISKFPGSVLAGWFGFEEMPRYKADPGGENAPDVDFDFN, encoded by the coding sequence ATGAAAAAATGGCTAATTCCAGTTATAATTATTGCACTCTTAGGATTTGCAATTTACCAATGGGCTGTAGGATTTAACAATACTGCGGTTGAATATGAGGCTAATGCAAAAACCGCTTGGTCTAATGTTGAAAGCTCCTATCAAAGGCGAAATGATTTAATTGGTAACTTAGTTAAAACGGTTCAAGGCGCAGCAGATTTTGAAAGAAACACTTTAAGGGAAGTTATTGAGGCTAGAGCCAAAGCAACATCTACGACGATAGATGCTAGTAATTTAACAGCAGAAAATATGTCGCAATTTCAACAAGCCCAAAGTGGACTGAGTGGCGCATTATCTAAGCTTTTGGTATCTGTTGAACGCTATCCGGAATTAAAAGCCAATCAGAATTTTTTAGAACTTCAGAGTCAATTAGAAGGTACCGAAAACCGTATTAATGTGGCTAGGGATCGTTATAACGAAAAAGTAAACACCTACGATATCTATATATCAAAATTCCCAGGCTCCGTACTTGCTGGCTGGTTTGGTTTTGAAGAAATGCCAAGATATAAAGCAGATCCTGGAGGTGAAAATGCGCCAGATGTTGATTTCGACTTTAACTAA
- the coaD gene encoding pantetheine-phosphate adenylyltransferase produces the protein MKRALFPGSFDPITNGHYDIIQRGIKLFDEVIVAIGINAEKKYMFPLEERKAFIEKSFENEPKVKVVTYEGLTIDFCDKIDAQFILRGLRNPADFEFEKAIAHTNRKLSKIETVFLLTAAKTSFISSSIVRDVIRNHGDYTQLVPDSVRVK, from the coding sequence ATGAAACGAGCATTATTCCCAGGATCTTTTGATCCTATTACAAATGGACATTACGATATTATACAGCGTGGCATTAAATTATTTGATGAAGTGATTGTTGCCATCGGTATCAATGCCGAAAAAAAATATATGTTTCCTTTAGAAGAGCGAAAAGCCTTTATTGAAAAATCGTTTGAAAATGAACCTAAAGTAAAGGTCGTCACCTATGAAGGTTTGACCATCGATTTTTGTGATAAAATTGATGCACAGTTTATTCTTAGAGGACTAAGAAATCCTGCTGATTTTGAATTTGAAAAAGCGATCGCCCATACCAATAGAAAATTGTCTAAAATTGAAACCGTATTCTTATTGACAGCTGCAAAAACCTCCTTTATTTCTTCTTCTATTGTAAGGGATGTGATTAGAAATCATGGCGATTATACACAGCTTGTTCCTGATAGTGTTAGGGTTAAATAA
- a CDS encoding DUF6252 family protein translates to MRKFNQIMLFIMTVSLVTFTSCSSDDDGGSVGNAPSGTLVASVDGSNYQSMEISSSATLANNGQNLTIIATNSDGNAFSFTIFGYSGVGTYDFDGSISTGVNVATYTETDVNLSNPINSTTEVWQAPYENLSVGSISIAEETDNNIKGTFQFTCKNLNGDQSVKSITDGSFDLGKQTM, encoded by the coding sequence ATGAGAAAATTCAACCAAATCATGTTATTTATAATGACAGTTTCATTAGTAACATTCACATCATGTTCTTCAGACGACGACGGCGGCAGTGTAGGCAATGCGCCTTCGGGAACACTCGTAGCAAGTGTAGATGGCTCAAATTACCAATCTATGGAGATTTCGTCTTCTGCAACTCTAGCCAATAATGGACAAAACCTTACAATCATAGCCACTAATAGCGATGGAAATGCTTTTTCGTTTACTATTTTCGGTTATAGTGGCGTAGGTACTTATGATTTTGATGGTTCAATCAGCACAGGAGTTAATGTGGCAACCTATACTGAAACCGATGTGAATTTAAGCAATCCTATAAATTCAACAACAGAAGTGTGGCAAGCACCTTACGAGAATTTATCTGTGGGCTCTATAAGTATTGCAGAGGAAACTGATAACAATATCAAAGGAACTTTTCAATTTACCTGTAAAAATCTTAATGGAGATCAGTCCGTAAAATCAATTACTGACGGTTCATTTGATTTAGGGAAGCAAACGATGTAG
- a CDS encoding DUF6252 family protein, with the protein MRKFNQIMLFVMIVSLVTFTSCSSDDDGGSVGNAPSGTLVASVDGANYQSMEISSSATLANNGQNLTIIATNSDGNAFSFTIFGYNGVGTYDFDGSISTGVNVASYTETDVNLSNPQNSTTEIWQAPYENLSVGSISISEETDTNIKGTFEFTCKNVNGDQSLKTITDGSFDLQKQVTN; encoded by the coding sequence ATGAGAAAATTCAACCAAATCATGTTATTTGTAATGATAGTTTCATTAGTAACATTCACATCCTGTTCTTCAGACGACGATGGCGGCAGTGTAGGCAATGCGCCTTCGGGAACACTCGTGGCAAGTGTAGATGGTGCAAATTACCAATCTATGGAGATTTCGTCTTCTGCAACTCTAGCCAATAATGGACAAAATCTTACAATCATAGCCACTAATAGCGATGGCAATGCTTTTTCGTTTACTATTTTCGGTTATAATGGCGTTGGTACTTATGATTTTGATGGTTCAATAAGCACAGGAGTTAATGTGGCATCCTATACTGAAACCGATGTCAATTTAAGTAATCCACAAAATTCCACCACAGAAATATGGCAAGCACCTTATGAGAATTTATCTGTGGGCTCTATAAGTATTTCAGAGGAAACAGATACCAATATCAAAGGGACTTTTGAATTTACCTGTAAAAATGTCAATGGAGATCAGTCCTTGAAAACAATTACTGATGGGTCGTTTGATTTACAGAAGCAAGTTACTAACTAA
- a CDS encoding tetratricopeptide repeat-containing sensor histidine kinase: MKISSYIKMLLINMFKKASNTFSVLKHRLYLMLLSGFNMNTKLILIALICLFPIFGFSQNLDSLLTVAKKTENDSVKIRMYNKLAFSYIFNDTEKALKVINEGKQLAKAADFNFGLNELTNVHGIYMDVTGQSDSAKFYYKKALKMSQDYGFKKIESMCINNLGMLNWNLGNYEIALDYFFQSLKMDEATDSGEDSSAIALNNIGLIYQEMNLSKKALNYHKKALAIREKYNMENEQIASLNNIGINLKDLGRIDEAISTYKKGIALAKRKENLMEYYRLLDNLANAYSEKTELELALQTYLKALERAEGYNADEKSLLSTYNNIATLYNETNQPKLAKMYLNKGFSLVEKYPETELVAADLYLTSAESHYMLDDFETARAHRSKFTNLKDSIFSETNAEKIADLEIKYETEKKETEILLQRAKIAESDLIIQERNYQIFGLIGLAVILSLIGYLIYNQQELKNKQLQKENELKDALIKIETQNKLQEQRLRISRDLHDNIGAQLTFIISSIDNLKYAFEINDEKLNTKLSTISNFASSTIYELRDTIWAMNKSEITFEDLQIRISNFIDKADLASHNITFNFKVEDGINKTFTSIEGMNIYRIIQEAINNTLKYAEASDINIVISKVNKQMQIEITDDGKGFDETKVALGNGIQNMKKRAMEMNGNLIVRSDKNRGTTISLNL, from the coding sequence ATGAAAATATCTTCTTATATTAAAATGCTATTAATCAATATGTTTAAAAAAGCATCAAATACGTTTTCTGTTTTAAAGCACAGACTGTACTTGATGCTTTTGTCAGGTTTCAATATGAATACAAAACTTATCCTCATTGCCTTAATTTGTCTTTTTCCAATTTTCGGATTTTCCCAAAACTTAGATAGTCTTCTAACCGTTGCCAAGAAAACTGAAAATGATTCAGTTAAAATTAGAATGTACAACAAACTTGCTTTCAGTTATATTTTTAATGATACAGAAAAAGCTTTGAAGGTGATTAACGAAGGAAAACAACTTGCAAAGGCAGCTGATTTTAATTTTGGGCTAAACGAGTTGACAAATGTGCACGGTATTTATATGGATGTCACAGGACAATCCGACTCAGCGAAATTTTATTATAAAAAAGCTCTAAAGATGAGTCAGGATTATGGCTTTAAAAAAATAGAATCCATGTGCATTAACAATCTCGGAATGTTAAATTGGAATCTCGGAAACTACGAGATTGCTCTAGATTACTTCTTCCAATCCTTAAAGATGGATGAAGCAACTGACAGTGGTGAAGATTCTAGTGCCATAGCTTTGAATAATATAGGGCTTATTTATCAAGAAATGAACCTTAGTAAAAAAGCTCTAAACTATCATAAGAAGGCCTTAGCGATTAGGGAAAAATATAATATGGAAAATGAGCAAATCGCCTCATTAAATAATATTGGTATCAACCTAAAGGACTTAGGAAGAATTGACGAAGCCATTTCTACCTACAAAAAAGGTATAGCATTGGCCAAACGAAAAGAAAATTTAATGGAGTATTATAGGCTTTTGGATAATTTGGCAAATGCCTACTCTGAAAAAACTGAGCTAGAATTAGCCTTACAAACCTATTTAAAAGCGTTGGAAAGAGCCGAAGGCTATAATGCAGATGAAAAAAGCCTTTTATCCACTTACAATAATATAGCGACCCTATATAATGAAACCAATCAACCAAAATTGGCAAAAATGTATTTAAATAAAGGGTTTTCGCTGGTTGAAAAATATCCTGAAACCGAACTGGTTGCTGCGGACCTTTATCTAACAAGTGCAGAAAGCCACTATATGTTAGATGATTTTGAAACGGCAAGAGCACATAGATCCAAATTTACGAACTTAAAAGATTCTATTTTTTCAGAAACAAATGCGGAAAAAATTGCGGATTTAGAGATTAAATACGAAACCGAAAAAAAAGAAACTGAGATTCTTTTGCAACGCGCCAAAATTGCTGAAAGTGATCTGATCATTCAAGAACGTAATTATCAGATTTTTGGGCTTATTGGTTTGGCTGTGATTCTAAGTCTTATAGGTTATCTCATTTATAATCAACAAGAATTAAAGAACAAGCAGTTACAAAAAGAAAATGAACTCAAAGACGCCTTAATAAAAATAGAAACCCAAAACAAATTACAAGAACAACGCTTAAGAATCAGTAGGGATTTACATGATAATATTGGAGCTCAACTCACATTTATAATTTCATCTATTGATAATTTGAAATATGCTTTTGAGATTAATGATGAAAAATTAAATACAAAACTCAGTACCATTAGCAATTTTGCGTCAAGTACCATTTATGAACTTCGAGATACGATTTGGGCCATGAATAAAAGTGAAATTACATTTGAAGATTTACAAATCAGAATTTCAAACTTTATCGATAAAGCTGATTTAGCGTCTCATAATATTACCTTCAATTTCAAGGTTGAAGATGGAATTAATAAAACATTTACCTCCATAGAAGGCATGAATATTTATAGAATCATTCAAGAAGCCATTAACAATACACTCAAATATGCAGAAGCTTCTGACATAAATATCGTTATTAGTAAAGTTAATAAACAAATGCAAATTGAGATTACTGACGATGGCAAAGGGTTTGATGAAACTAAAGTGGCATTAGGCAATGGCATTCAAAACATGAAAAAACGAGCCATGGAAATGAATGGTAACTTAATTGTAAGATCGGATAAAAACAGGGGCACAACAATTTCCCTCAATTTATAA
- the alaS gene encoding alanine--tRNA ligase — translation MKSQDIRSKFLNFFEEKQHLIVPSAPMVLKDDPTLMFVNSGMAPFKEYFLGNAEPKKNRIADSQKCLRVSGKHNDLEEVGYDTYHHTLFEMLGNWSFGDYFKKEAIAWAWELLTEVYGIDKDILYVTVFEGSDDGDQLEMDTEAYDIWKQYISEDRILKGNKKDNFWEMGDQGPCGPCSEIHVDIRSAEEKAKIDGKTLINRDHPHVVEVWNLVFMQYNRKANKSLEPLPNKHIDTGMGFERLCMVLQGVQSNYDTDVFMPIIREIETITNQKYGNDEEIDIAIRVISDHVRAVAFSIADGQLPSNTGAGYVIRRILRRAVRYGFTFLDKKEPFIYRLVDVLSKKMGEAFPELRAQKALIENVIKEEEASFLRTLDQGLVLLNRIVEDTKGDTVSGEKAFELYDTYGFPIDLTALILSEKNLKLDEKGFNKELQKQKDRSRSASETSTDDWTVLIEDDVEEFIGYDTLEANVKITRYRKVTSKKDGEMYQLVFNLTPFYPEGGGQIGDRGFLEDKHGDVIYILDTKKENNVIIHFTKNLPEHLNESFKAVVSGENRALSSSNHTATHLLHQALRTILGDHVEQKGSLVKPKSLRFDFSHFSKVTPEQLQEIEDFVNARIEGKLPLEEQRNIPMEKAIEEGAMALFGEKYGDTVRTIRFGKSIELCGGIHVKNTSDIWHFKIVSEGAVAAGIRRIEAITNKAVKDYFSENNSAYLEMKGLLNNAKEPVKALEQLQEENNDLKKQIESLLKDKAKNIKGELKNELTEINGILFLAKKLDLDASGIKDVCFEMGSQFDNLFLLFGAENDGKAILSCYISKELVASKGLNAGTIVRELGKHIQGGGGGQPFFATAGGKNPSGIEAALAAAKDYLS, via the coding sequence ATGAAGTCTCAAGACATCCGTTCTAAATTTTTAAATTTCTTTGAAGAAAAACAACATCTTATTGTGCCTTCTGCGCCAATGGTATTGAAGGATGACCCAACCTTAATGTTTGTTAATTCTGGAATGGCACCATTTAAAGAGTATTTTTTAGGAAATGCAGAACCAAAAAAGAATAGAATTGCAGATTCACAGAAATGTTTACGGGTTTCTGGTAAGCACAATGATTTAGAGGAAGTAGGATACGATACCTACCACCACACCCTTTTTGAAATGTTGGGCAATTGGAGTTTTGGCGATTACTTTAAGAAGGAAGCTATTGCTTGGGCTTGGGAATTACTGACTGAAGTTTATGGTATAGACAAGGATATCTTATATGTGACCGTTTTTGAAGGTAGTGATGATGGCGATCAACTTGAAATGGATACCGAAGCTTATGATATTTGGAAGCAGTATATTTCTGAAGATCGTATTTTAAAAGGTAATAAAAAGGACAATTTCTGGGAAATGGGCGATCAAGGTCCTTGTGGCCCTTGTAGTGAAATCCATGTGGATATTCGTTCGGCTGAAGAAAAAGCAAAGATTGATGGAAAGACCTTAATTAATAGGGATCATCCACATGTGGTTGAAGTATGGAATTTGGTCTTTATGCAATACAACCGTAAAGCGAATAAATCATTAGAACCTTTGCCAAATAAGCATATCGATACAGGAATGGGATTTGAACGTTTGTGTATGGTTTTGCAAGGTGTTCAAAGTAATTATGACACCGATGTTTTTATGCCGATTATTCGGGAAATAGAAACCATTACTAATCAGAAATATGGGAATGATGAAGAAATTGATATCGCCATACGTGTGATTTCAGATCATGTGCGAGCTGTTGCATTTTCGATTGCAGATGGGCAATTGCCAAGCAATACAGGTGCTGGTTATGTCATTCGAAGAATTTTGCGTAGAGCAGTAAGATATGGATTCACATTTTTAGATAAAAAAGAACCATTTATATATCGTTTGGTGGATGTGTTGAGTAAAAAAATGGGCGAGGCATTCCCTGAATTGAGAGCTCAAAAAGCATTGATTGAAAACGTCATTAAAGAAGAAGAGGCCTCATTTTTAAGAACTTTGGATCAAGGTTTGGTATTACTGAACCGTATTGTTGAAGACACAAAAGGAGATACCGTTTCTGGCGAAAAGGCTTTTGAGTTGTATGATACTTATGGTTTTCCTATTGATTTGACAGCTTTAATTTTATCAGAAAAGAATTTAAAGTTAGATGAAAAAGGATTTAATAAGGAATTACAAAAACAAAAAGACAGATCACGATCAGCAAGTGAAACTTCAACTGACGATTGGACTGTTTTAATTGAAGATGATGTTGAAGAATTTATTGGTTACGATACTTTAGAGGCCAATGTGAAAATTACCAGATATAGAAAAGTAACCTCAAAAAAGGATGGTGAAATGTATCAGTTGGTTTTCAACCTGACACCATTTTATCCTGAAGGAGGCGGACAAATAGGAGATAGAGGGTTTTTAGAAGATAAGCATGGCGATGTGATCTATATTTTAGATACCAAGAAGGAAAACAATGTCATTATTCATTTTACTAAAAATTTGCCAGAGCATCTCAACGAAAGTTTTAAAGCAGTCGTAAGTGGCGAAAATAGAGCCTTATCGTCTAGCAATCATACCGCGACCCATTTATTACACCAAGCTTTGAGAACCATTTTAGGAGATCATGTGGAGCAGAAAGGTTCCTTGGTAAAACCAAAGTCACTGCGATTCGATTTTTCTCATTTTTCTAAAGTCACACCAGAACAGTTACAGGAAATTGAAGATTTTGTAAACGCACGAATCGAAGGGAAATTACCATTGGAAGAACAACGCAATATTCCGATGGAAAAAGCCATTGAAGAAGGTGCGATGGCATTATTCGGAGAGAAATATGGCGATACAGTACGGACGATTCGTTTTGGAAAATCTATAGAGTTGTGTGGTGGAATTCACGTAAAGAATACTTCTGACATCTGGCATTTTAAAATTGTATCAGAAGGTGCAGTTGCGGCAGGAATAAGACGCATTGAAGCCATAACCAATAAAGCAGTTAAAGATTATTTCTCTGAAAACAACTCCGCTTATCTCGAAATGAAAGGCTTATTGAATAATGCTAAAGAACCTGTTAAAGCTTTAGAGCAACTTCAAGAGGAAAATAATGATCTGAAAAAGCAAATTGAAAGTTTACTAAAAGATAAGGCCAAAAATATAAAAGGCGAGCTAAAGAATGAGTTAACCGAAATAAATGGTATTCTATTTTTAGCTAAGAAACTCGATTTGGATGCCTCAGGCATAAAAGATGTCTGTTTTGAAATGGGCAGTCAGTTTGATAATCTATTCTTGTTATTTGGAGCAGAGAATGATGGTAAAGCAATTTTGTCCTGTTATATCTCAAAAGAATTGGTGGCGAGTAAAGGTCTAAACGCAGGAACAATTGTTAGGGAACTAGGCAAGCATATCCAAGGTGGTGGAGGTGGACAACCTTTCTTTGCTACAGCTGGAGGTAAGAATCCTTCTGGAATTGAGGCTGCTTTGGCGGCTGCTAAGGATTATTTAAGTTAA
- a CDS encoding response regulator transcription factor, giving the protein MKTRIAIVDDNNFLIKTVAEKLSFFEDLEVKFVATNGQDLLEKLDENNSVDLILMDIEMPTLNGIEATEQVKQKYPQIKIIMLTVFDNDENIFNAIKAGADGYLLKEINAGDLHSGILDTLNGGAAMNPSIALKTLKLLRNPFVENNEEKEQIKLTEREIDVLEQLSKGLSYNAIAENLILSTGTIRKHIENMYRKLQVHNKLDAVQKARRNNII; this is encoded by the coding sequence ATGAAAACAAGAATAGCCATAGTAGATGATAACAATTTCCTCATAAAAACAGTAGCGGAGAAGTTGTCTTTTTTTGAAGATTTAGAAGTAAAGTTCGTCGCTACGAATGGGCAGGACTTGTTGGAAAAGCTCGATGAAAATAATAGCGTAGATTTAATTTTGATGGATATTGAAATGCCAACACTAAATGGTATTGAAGCTACAGAACAAGTGAAGCAAAAATATCCACAAATTAAAATTATTATGCTCACCGTATTTGATAATGACGAAAACATTTTTAATGCCATTAAGGCTGGAGCCGATGGCTATTTGTTAAAGGAAATAAATGCAGGTGATTTACATTCCGGTATTTTGGACACCTTAAATGGTGGTGCAGCTATGAATCCTTCAATTGCTCTAAAAACCTTGAAATTATTACGGAATCCGTTTGTTGAAAATAATGAAGAAAAAGAGCAAATAAAACTTACCGAACGTGAAATCGATGTCTTGGAACAATTAAGTAAAGGTTTAAGTTATAATGCTATTGCGGAAAACCTTATTCTTTCAACAGGAACTATAAGAAAACATATAGAAAACATGTATCGCAAACTTCAGGTTCATAATAAATTGGATGCGGTTCAGAAAGCTAGACGGAACAATATTATTTAA
- a CDS encoding M23 family metallopeptidase: MAKVKYYYDSETLSYRKIQRKKRTTFKYVTVFLTAAALFGFLSFFIASQYIESPKERQMARELQNMELQYELINKRMDDAIAALENVEERDNAIYRLYFEANPIPTEQRRAGFGGVNRYKKYEGFDNSQLIAESNKRLDILEKAIVVQSKSLDEIAKLAEDKEKFLEAIPAIQPISNVNMTRMASGYGYRTDPFTKVRKFHFGMDFTAPRGTPIYASGDGVVKRADNGSTGYGNHIRIDHGYGYISLYAHLYKYNVKVNQRVKRGDLIGYVGSTGRSEAPHLHYEVFKDGERINPINFYYGNLSAEEYDILLKKASLENQSLD, encoded by the coding sequence ATGGCTAAAGTAAAATATTATTATGATTCCGAAACGCTTTCTTACCGTAAGATACAGCGTAAAAAAAGAACAACTTTTAAGTATGTAACCGTCTTTTTAACGGCTGCAGCACTTTTTGGATTTCTGTCGTTCTTCATTGCCAGTCAATATATAGAGTCGCCAAAAGAACGTCAGATGGCAAGGGAATTGCAAAATATGGAGTTGCAATACGAATTGATCAATAAACGTATGGACGATGCCATTGCTGCACTGGAAAATGTTGAAGAACGGGACAATGCCATTTACAGACTTTATTTTGAAGCCAATCCTATCCCTACAGAACAACGGCGCGCAGGATTTGGCGGTGTTAACCGTTATAAAAAATATGAAGGGTTTGACAATTCTCAACTCATTGCAGAAAGTAACAAGCGCTTGGATATTTTGGAAAAAGCAATAGTGGTACAATCCAAATCTTTGGATGAAATTGCCAAACTTGCCGAAGACAAAGAGAAATTTTTAGAAGCCATCCCTGCGATTCAACCCATAAGCAATGTGAATATGACACGTATGGCATCGGGTTATGGTTACCGAACCGATCCGTTTACTAAAGTGCGGAAATTTCATTTTGGTATGGATTTTACGGCACCACGTGGTACGCCAATTTATGCCTCTGGAGACGGCGTAGTAAAACGAGCCGATAATGGATCTACGGGCTATGGCAACCATATTCGAATCGATCATGGTTATGGCTATATTTCTTTATATGCCCATTTATACAAGTACAACGTCAAAGTAAATCAGCGTGTTAAGCGTGGCGATTTAATAGGCTATGTTGGTAGTACAGGACGCTCTGAAGCACCGCATTTACATTACGAAGTTTTTAAGGATGGTGAACGTATTAATCCCATTAACTTCTATTACGGTAACTTATCAGCCGAAGAATACGATATATTGCTGAAAAAAGCGTCATTAGAAAACCAATCCTTAGATTAA
- a CDS encoding MerR family transcriptional regulator yields MHIELPEKRYYGIGEVAKAFKVNASLIRFWEKEFDALKPKKNAKGNRKFTPEDIKNLKFIYHLVKERGFTLEGAKTHLKEEKKQALNKFEIIEKLESIKAQLTKIKTQL; encoded by the coding sequence ATGCATATAGAACTACCGGAAAAACGATATTATGGCATTGGCGAAGTTGCTAAAGCTTTTAAGGTAAATGCGTCCTTAATTCGATTTTGGGAAAAGGAATTCGATGCTTTAAAGCCAAAGAAGAATGCTAAAGGCAATCGAAAATTCACACCAGAGGATATTAAGAATCTCAAATTCATATACCATTTGGTAAAAGAACGTGGGTTTACCCTTGAAGGCGCCAAAACACATCTTAAGGAGGAAAAGAAACAGGCCTTGAATAAATTTGAAATCATCGAAAAACTCGAAAGCATAAAAGCTCAACTAACAAAAATCAAAACACAACTTTAA
- a CDS encoding tetratricopeptide repeat protein: MYNEIGFGYIFNNLTKAVEVIEEGKQLAETAQFQFGITELTNTHGIYMDVMGKSDSARYYFEKALKMSRSHGFKKIESMCINNLGMFNWNRGNYDDALKTSEMVTSIQAKKSASTF; encoded by the coding sequence ATGTATAATGAAATCGGCTTCGGTTATATTTTTAATAACCTAACGAAAGCTGTTGAGGTTATAGAAGAAGGTAAGCAATTGGCAGAAACTGCTCAATTTCAATTTGGGATTACAGAACTTACCAATACGCATGGTATTTATATGGATGTCATGGGCAAAAGTGATTCGGCGCGTTATTATTTTGAAAAGGCACTAAAGATGAGTCGTTCACATGGATTTAAAAAAATAGAGTCCATGTGCATAAACAATCTAGGAATGTTCAATTGGAACAGAGGCAATTATGATGACGCTTTAAAAACTTCAGAAATGGTAACTTCAATTCAAGCAAAAAAAAGCGCATCGACCTTTTAA